Proteins from a single region of Puntigrus tetrazona isolate hp1 chromosome 2, ASM1883169v1, whole genome shotgun sequence:
- the slc2a2 gene encoding LOW QUALITY PROTEIN: solute carrier family 2, facilitated glucose transporter member 2 (The sequence of the model RefSeq protein was modified relative to this genomic sequence to represent the inferred CDS: inserted 1 base in 1 codon), protein MEKQLTGTLALAVFTAALGSLQMGYSLGVINAPQKVIERHYARSLGVFNKEPGGNDTEHEEPTDASVVMYSSLSVAAFSMGGMVSSFLVSFVGDFRGRIKGMLYINVLAITAGLLMGLCKMGTPYLMVIAGRAIMGLYCGLSSGLVPLYIGEISPVKYRGAMGALHQFAVVIGILISQVIGLDFLLGNDNLWHVLLGLSGAPAILQSLLLLVCPESPRYLYIRLGKVEEACKSLKRLKGDYDNXKDLAEMQAEKEEAMKEAHMSILRLLRSSVYRQQLFVALMMHLSQQFSGINAIFYYSTSIFRSAGVGQPVYATIGVGVINIIFTLVSVIVVDRAGRRTLTLVGLGGMCCCAVAMTVGLAFQDVYSWMSYLSMAAIFLFVSFFEIGPGPIPWFIVAEIFSQGPRPAAIALAGCCNWTCNFIIGMFFPYLEGLCGSYVFIVFAVLLFGFTVFIYFRVPETKGKTFEEITAVFHRKRGAPPPKPQEEAEMEQLKSSTDA, encoded by the exons ATGGAGAAG CAGTTAACAGGCACGCTCGCTCTGGCGGTGTtcacagctgcgcttggctctCTGCAGATGGGATACAGCCTGGGCGTCATCAACGCCCCACAGAAG GTCATTGAAAGGCACTATGCGAGATCTCTGGGTGTCTTTAATAAAGAACCAGGAGGAAACGACACAGAACATGAAGAACCCACTGATGCTTCTGTGGTCATGTACAGTTCCTTGTCGGTGGCTGCCTTCTCCATGGGAGGCATGGTGTCGTCCTTTCTAGTGAGCTTTGTTGGCGACTTCCGTGGAAG GATCAAAGGTATGCTGTATATAAATGTTCTGGCTATAACAGCTGGGCTGCTAATGGGACTGTGTAAGATGGGCACACCTTACCTCATGGTGATAGCAGGACGTGCAATCATGGGACTGTACTGTG GTCTGTCGTCTGGCCTGGTGCCACTGTACATCGGAGAGATTTCTCCAGTGAAGTACAGAGGTGCTATGGGAGCCCTTCACCAGTTCGCTGTTGTAATAGGCATCCTTATTAGTCAA GTCATCGGTCTGGATTTCCTGCTAGGAAATGATAACTTGTGGCACGTGTTGCTGGGTCTTTCTGGAGCTCCTGCCATCCTACAGAGTCTGTTGCTGCTTGTGTGTCCAGAAAGTCCTCGATACCTCTACATCAGACTAGGCAAAGTGGAAGAGGCGTGCAAGA GTCTGAAAAGGCTCAAGGGAGATTACGACA TCAAAGACTTAGCAGAGATGCAGGCAGAGAAAGAGGAGGCCATGAAGGAGGCTCATATGTCCATCCTGCGGCTGCTCCGTTCCTCTGTGTACCGCCAGCAGCTCTTCGTGGCCCTGATGATGCATTTATCCCAGCAGTTCTCTGGGATCAACGCT aTCTTTTATTACTCTACTTCGATCTTCCGGTCTGCAGGGGTCGGTCAGCCTGTGTATGCCACTATTGGAGTGGGAGTTATAAACATCATTTTCACCCTCGTGTCG GTGATCGTGGTGGACAGAGCGGGCAGACGGACTCTCACTTTGGTTGGATTGGGAGGAATGTGCTGCTGTGCTGTGGCCATGACAGTGGGCCTGGCTTTTCAG GATGTTTACTCGTGGATGAGCTACCTCAGCATGGCAGCCATATTCCTATTCGTGTCGTTTTTTGAGATCGGGCCCGGACCAATCCCATGGTTCATTGTGGCAGAGATCTTCAGTCAGGGGCCGCGTCCAGCAGCCATCGCATTAGCTGGGTGTTGCAACTGGACATGTAATTTCATCATTGGCATGTTTTTCCCTTATTTAGAG GGTCTTTGTGGGAGCTATGTCTTCATCGTTTTTGCAGTTCTCCTATTCGGCTTCACTGTTTTTATCTACTTCCGTGTACCTGAAACAAAAGGGAAGACTTTTGAGGAGATAACAGCTGTTTTCCATCGCAAACGTGGAGCTCCCCCTCCCAAACCTCAAGAGGAAGCTGAGATGGAGCAGCTCAAGAGCTCTACAGACGCCTGA